One window from the genome of Nomascus leucogenys isolate Asia chromosome 12, Asia_NLE_v1, whole genome shotgun sequence encodes:
- the KTI12 gene encoding protein KTI12 homolog — protein MPLVVFCGLPYSGKSQRAEELRVALAAEGRAVYVVDDAAVLGAEDPSVYGDSAREKALRGALRASVERRLSRHDVVILDSLNYIKGFRYELYCLARAARTPLCLVYCVRPGGPSAGPQVAGANENSGRNVSVSWRPRAEEDGRAQAAGSSVLRELHTADSVVNGSFQADVPKELEREESGAAESPALVTPESDKSAKHGSGAFYSPELLEALTLRFEAPDSRNRWDRPLFTLVGLEEPLPLAGIRSALFENRAPPPHQSTQSQPLASGSFLHQLDQVTSQVLAGLMEAQKSAVPGDLLTLPGTTEHLRFTRPLTMAELSRLRRQFISYTKMHPNNENLPQLANMFLQYLSQSLH, from the coding sequence ATGCCGCTCGTGGTGTTTTGCGGGCTGCCGTACAGCGGCAAGAGCCAGCGTGCTGAAGAGTTGCGCGTGGCGCTGGCTGCCGAGGGCCGCGCAGTGTACGTGGTGGACGACGCAGCTGTCCTGGGCGCAGAGGACCCAAGCGTGTACGGCGATTCTGCCCGTGAGAAGGCATTGCGTGGAGCTTTGCGAGCCTCCGTGGAACGGCGCCTGAGTCGCCACGACGTAGTCATCCTGGACTCGCTTAACTACATCAAAGGTTTCCGTTACGAGCTCTACTGCCTGGCACGGGCGGCGCGCACCCCGCTCTGCCTGGTCTACTGCGTACGGCCCGGCGGCCCGAGCGCGGGACCTCAGGTGGCGGGCGCGAACGAGAACTCCGGCCGGAACGTCAGTGTGAGTTGGCGGCCACGCGCTGAGGAGGACGGGAGAGCCCAGGCGGCGGGCAGCAGCGTCCTCAGGGAGTTGCATACTGCGGACTCTGTAGTAAATGGAAGTTTCCAGGCCGACGTACCCAAGGAACTGGAGCGAGAAGAATCCGGGGCTGCGGAGTCTCCAGCTCTTGTGACTCCGGAATCAGACAAATCTGCAAAGCATGGGTCCGGTGCCTTTTACTCTCCCGAACTCCTGGAGGCCCTAACGCTGCGCTTTGAGGCTCCCGATTCTCGGAATCGCTGGGACCGGCCTTTATTCACTTTGGTGGGCCTAGAAGAGCCGTTGCCCCTGGCGGGGATCCGCTCTGCCCTGTTTGAGAACCGGGCCCCACCACCCCATCAGTCTACGCAGTCCCAGCCCCTCGCCTCCGGCAGTTTTCTGCACCAGTTGGACCAGGTCACGAGTCAAGTATTGGCCGGATTGATGGAAGCGCAGAAGAGCGCTGTCCCCGGGGACTTGCTCACGCTTCCTGGTACCACAGAGCACTTGCGGTTTACCCGGCCCTTGACCATGGCAGAACTGAGTCGCCTTCGTCGCCAGTTTATTTCGTACACTAAAATGCATCCCAACAATGAGAACTTGCCGCAACTGGCCAACATGTTTCTTCAGTATTTGAGCCAGAGCCTGCACTAA